The following proteins come from a genomic window of Labrys wisconsinensis:
- a CDS encoding phage capsid protein, translating into MATIAQQTMYRDEYIAGFETRQSILRETVTTETMTKGGSTYFLVTKPNRTAVTRGANGLIPSAVEDLTQVQVTLQERHDKPQKTNFNIFAGQSDQRRIMQMESIGVINRDIDLTILSTLAGTAVTTGAAAAMSKTLINKGLNALWKAKIPNDGQVFGLLTPAAWLYLSDVVGFSSKDFVGDQPLVVGPEKRRWLNVTWMMSPELPGVGTASASCFLWHKSAVGHAIDAKGMQVFSGYDEENDYSWARTTYYHGAALIQGPGAVKIVHDDTGLN; encoded by the coding sequence ATGGCGACGATCGCCCAGCAGACGATGTACCGTGACGAATACATTGCCGGCTTCGAAACCCGGCAGTCGATTCTTCGCGAGACCGTCACCACCGAGACCATGACGAAAGGTGGTTCCACCTATTTCCTCGTCACCAAGCCCAATCGCACCGCGGTGACGCGTGGCGCCAACGGCCTGATCCCCTCCGCCGTGGAAGACCTCACCCAGGTGCAGGTCACGCTGCAGGAGCGGCACGACAAGCCGCAGAAGACCAACTTCAACATCTTTGCCGGCCAATCGGACCAGCGGCGCATCATGCAGATGGAATCCATCGGCGTGATCAACCGCGACATCGACCTGACCATCCTCTCCACGCTCGCCGGCACCGCGGTGACGACGGGCGCGGCGGCGGCGATGTCGAAGACGCTGATCAACAAGGGCCTCAATGCCCTGTGGAAGGCGAAGATCCCGAACGACGGCCAGGTGTTCGGCCTGCTGACTCCGGCGGCGTGGCTCTATCTCTCCGACGTGGTCGGCTTCTCCTCCAAGGACTTCGTCGGCGACCAGCCGCTGGTCGTCGGCCCGGAGAAGCGCCGCTGGCTCAACGTCACCTGGATGATGAGCCCGGAACTGCCCGGGGTGGGCACGGCCTCGGCCTCCTGCTTCCTCTGGCACAAGTCGGCCGTCGGCCACGCCATCGACGCCAAGGGCATGCAGGTGTTCTCCGGCTACGACGAGGAGAACGACTATTCCTGGGCGCGCACCACCTATTACCACGGCGCCGCCCTGATCCAGGGCCCCGGCGCGGTGAAGATCGTGCACGACGACACCGGCCTGAACTGA
- a CDS encoding low molecular weight protein tyrosine phosphatase family protein → MKRVLFVCSQNRLRSPTAEQIFSQRPDLEVESAGTNHDADTPLTAELVAWADLIFVMERAHRDKLQRRFQRSLKGKRVICLDIPDDYEFMDPGLVRLLEAKVSRHLPG, encoded by the coding sequence GTGAAGCGCGTCCTGTTCGTCTGCAGCCAGAACCGGCTGCGCAGTCCGACCGCCGAGCAGATCTTCTCGCAGCGGCCGGATCTGGAGGTGGAGTCGGCGGGGACGAACCACGATGCCGACACGCCGCTCACGGCGGAGCTGGTGGCGTGGGCCGACCTGATCTTCGTCATGGAAAGGGCGCATCGCGACAAGCTGCAGCGGCGGTTCCAGCGCTCGCTGAAAGGCAAGCGCGTGATCTGCCTGGATATCCCCGACGACTACGAGTTCATGGATCCCGGCCTGGTCCGCCTGCTCGAGGCGAAGGTGTCGCGCCATCTGCCGGGATAG
- a CDS encoding transglycosylase SLT domain-containing protein: MPRLPDSTDLGPAAQSYLSGRPIAPGPADAVGPAVRKLGTAVTEFAGDLAQQRRTEQALDTATAWEQFQNGWREQARQAQDGMQPGGGGATADLRNRYRAAVNTFDQTVPAPLKPHYRSAYYALDGELTGQLGAAEAIESQRHAGALARQRADNVLGRLAQTPDDAAAWRRSYEQERTLIANDRRLTPIQKDALLADLPGTWASSHLGAIAGNRTLVDAIFAPPRPADRVWQRMLAAENASRDPAARSRAGALGLAQVEPATAREVARDMGLADVAAMSDAELHRFFATPEGTQVNLRIGRAYFDRMMDRFGDVDAAVVAYNGGPSRAAAWLNAGKDPRVLPAETRAYLDKVRDGQTPGAVPLVSQVVTAVANDLPPEPVADRRAETVVTGADGADMAPDGAKPPLARRLGQTDAPAAASDANTTAKRFVAQQWPDLPPHAQQSLAATLVAANDRNSQEKRASLEQTIQDATASIRSDGSYAGPMPSREDFLGAFGSQEGQRRYDGFVSAVDTGRAIHRFRTQSEAELRAQLEAAKPPAGKSTSQAQARYETLTAAATETLSARAADPAGYARQVFPYVRLAWEAAQQSPEAYTAALWASALAQAQLGIAPDKQRLLPLDMARAAATQIKDGTLPPAQRLEAMARLVQAMPAKEQQQAILRQLTEAGMPRIAGRALDALGRGDRDGATLLLAAATLDPGQLPAMTEFVFAGSNTLSGDRYTEQPVSDGAIDQAIQSRLSVSWDIASTLYGRTYNDPDDPRRYDIAPYASDRVLLRNATKILLSRGGVALLSATDKAIRSLYGSLTAIKSDHINAAVPESTDPMRLVDGLDMEKDILLKQAGRRGLVPEELQRLRERGIWRNNGDGLSLYDPDHSRFVPGEGGTPLIVPLETAYALAEGAVSDPAREGEPARPMTNRDYRVKGAQKDYEKASK, translated from the coding sequence ATGCCCCGCCTGCCCGACTCCACCGATCTCGGCCCGGCAGCACAGAGCTATCTCAGCGGGCGCCCGATCGCGCCCGGTCCGGCCGACGCTGTCGGGCCGGCCGTGCGCAAGCTCGGCACCGCCGTCACCGAGTTCGCCGGCGACCTGGCACAGCAGCGCCGGACCGAGCAGGCCCTCGACACGGCCACCGCCTGGGAGCAGTTCCAAAACGGCTGGCGGGAGCAGGCGCGTCAAGCGCAGGACGGAATGCAGCCGGGCGGAGGCGGCGCCACGGCCGACTTGCGCAACCGATATCGCGCTGCGGTCAACACCTTCGACCAGACCGTGCCCGCCCCCCTCAAGCCGCACTATCGCAGCGCCTACTATGCCCTGGACGGCGAATTGACGGGACAGCTCGGAGCAGCCGAGGCCATTGAGAGCCAGCGCCATGCCGGCGCGCTGGCCCGTCAACGCGCCGACAACGTCCTTGGGAGACTGGCGCAGACTCCCGACGACGCCGCCGCCTGGAGGAGAAGCTATGAGCAGGAGCGGACGCTGATCGCGAACGATCGCCGCCTGACGCCGATCCAGAAGGACGCTCTCCTCGCCGATCTGCCCGGCACATGGGCCTCGTCGCATCTCGGCGCGATCGCCGGCAACCGGACCCTCGTCGACGCGATCTTTGCTCCGCCCAGGCCGGCAGACCGGGTCTGGCAGAGGATGCTCGCGGCCGAGAACGCATCCCGCGACCCGGCAGCGCGGTCACGGGCCGGCGCGCTCGGCCTTGCCCAGGTCGAGCCGGCCACTGCCCGAGAGGTGGCACGGGACATGGGCCTGGCGGACGTCGCGGCCATGTCCGACGCGGAGCTGCACAGGTTCTTCGCCACGCCCGAAGGCACGCAGGTCAACCTGCGCATCGGCCGTGCCTATTTCGACAGGATGATGGACCGGTTCGGCGATGTCGATGCCGCGGTCGTCGCCTATAATGGCGGCCCCTCGCGGGCGGCGGCGTGGCTGAATGCCGGCAAGGATCCGCGCGTGCTGCCAGCCGAGACGCGCGCCTATCTGGACAAGGTGCGCGACGGGCAGACACCCGGCGCCGTCCCCCTGGTGAGCCAAGTCGTCACGGCGGTCGCCAACGACCTGCCTCCAGAGCCGGTGGCGGACCGAAGGGCCGAGACGGTGGTCACCGGCGCGGACGGCGCCGACATGGCGCCCGACGGAGCCAAGCCGCCGCTCGCCCGGCGGCTCGGGCAGACCGACGCCCCTGCCGCAGCGTCCGACGCCAACACGACAGCGAAGCGGTTCGTCGCACAGCAATGGCCCGACCTGCCGCCTCACGCCCAGCAGAGCCTTGCGGCAACGCTTGTCGCGGCCAACGACCGCAACAGCCAGGAGAAGCGCGCCTCGCTCGAGCAGACGATCCAGGATGCGACCGCGAGCATTCGGAGCGACGGCAGCTATGCCGGCCCGATGCCGAGCCGCGAGGATTTCCTCGGGGCCTTCGGCTCACAGGAGGGACAGCGCCGGTACGACGGCTTCGTCAGCGCCGTGGACACCGGCCGCGCCATCCATCGCTTCCGGACCCAGAGCGAGGCGGAGCTCAGAGCCCAGCTGGAGGCCGCGAAACCGCCGGCAGGCAAGAGCACCAGTCAAGCCCAGGCCCGCTACGAGACCCTCACTGCCGCAGCGACTGAGACGCTTTCGGCGCGGGCCGCCGACCCCGCCGGCTATGCCCGGCAAGTCTTCCCCTATGTGCGTCTGGCCTGGGAAGCGGCGCAACAATCGCCCGAGGCCTATACGGCGGCGCTCTGGGCCAGCGCTCTGGCCCAGGCCCAGCTCGGCATCGCGCCGGACAAGCAGAGGCTGCTGCCCCTCGACATGGCCCGCGCCGCCGCGACGCAGATCAAGGACGGCACGCTGCCGCCGGCGCAGCGGCTGGAGGCGATGGCACGGCTCGTCCAGGCCATGCCGGCCAAGGAGCAGCAGCAAGCGATCCTGCGCCAGCTCACCGAGGCCGGCATGCCGCGGATTGCGGGGCGCGCCCTCGACGCGCTCGGGCGAGGCGATCGCGACGGCGCGACGCTCCTGCTCGCCGCGGCGACGCTGGACCCGGGGCAGCTGCCGGCGATGACCGAATTTGTCTTCGCCGGAAGCAATACACTCAGTGGCGACAGATACACGGAACAACCAGTCTCGGATGGCGCCATCGATCAAGCCATCCAATCCCGGCTGTCGGTCTCCTGGGACATAGCAAGCACGCTGTACGGCCGAACCTACAACGACCCCGACGATCCGCGGAGGTACGATATCGCCCCCTATGCGTCCGATCGAGTGCTGCTACGGAATGCGACCAAGATTCTGCTTTCCCGCGGCGGGGTTGCTCTACTGAGCGCTACCGACAAAGCCATCCGATCGCTCTACGGCAGCTTGACTGCAATCAAATCCGATCACATCAATGCCGCCGTGCCAGAATCCACCGACCCGATGCGGCTCGTCGACGGCCTGGACATGGAGAAGGACATCCTGCTGAAACAAGCCGGCCGCCGCGGACTGGTACCGGAAGAGCTCCAGCGCCTGCGTGAGCGCGGCATTTGGCGCAACAACGGCGACGGGCTTTCCCTCTACGATCCCGACCACAGCCGGTTTGTCCCCGGGGAGGGCGGAACGCCCCTGATCGTCCCGCTCGAGACCGCCTACGCGCTGGCGGAGGGGGCTGTCTCCGACCCCGCGCGAGAGGGCGAGCCGGCACGTCCGATGACGAACCGGGACTATCGCGTGAAGGGAGCACAGAAAGACTACGAGAAGGCTTCGAAATAA
- a CDS encoding SDR family NAD(P)-dependent oxidoreductase gives MSTPQNKGRALITGASSGIGAVYADRLARRGHDLVLVARRRDRLAALAQRLRAATDRSIETIAADLDDKADLATIEERLRGDAGITVLVNNAGVGATAPLLGSDVEAMDALIRLNVGALTRLTYAAAPGFAARGAGTIINIASIVAISPETLNGVYGASKAFVLAFSQSLHHELAGKGVRIQAVLPGATATEFWDVAGLPVHNLPAEIVMSAEDLVDAALAGLDQGEIVTIPSLPDKTEWDVYEAARRTMAGRLSNAKPAARYGVGRLVTTGD, from the coding sequence ATGAGCACTCCACAAAACAAGGGCAGAGCCCTGATCACCGGCGCCTCCTCCGGCATCGGCGCCGTCTATGCCGACCGCCTGGCCCGGCGCGGCCACGACCTGGTGCTGGTCGCGCGCCGCCGCGACCGGCTCGCGGCCCTGGCCCAGCGCCTCCGCGCCGCGACGGACCGGAGCATCGAGACCATCGCAGCCGACCTCGACGACAAGGCCGACCTCGCCACGATCGAGGAACGGCTGCGCGGGGATGCGGGCATCACCGTGCTGGTGAACAATGCCGGCGTCGGCGCGACGGCGCCGCTCCTCGGGTCGGACGTGGAGGCGATGGACGCGCTGATCCGCCTCAATGTCGGCGCGCTGACGCGGCTGACCTATGCGGCGGCGCCGGGCTTTGCGGCGCGGGGAGCCGGCACGATCATCAACATCGCCTCGATCGTGGCGATCTCCCCCGAGACGCTGAACGGCGTCTACGGCGCCAGCAAGGCCTTCGTGCTGGCTTTCAGCCAGTCCCTGCACCACGAGCTCGCCGGCAAGGGCGTGCGCATCCAGGCGGTGCTGCCCGGCGCCACCGCGACGGAGTTCTGGGACGTGGCCGGCCTGCCGGTGCACAACCTGCCGGCGGAAATCGTCATGTCGGCCGAGGATCTGGTCGATGCGGCGCTGGCGGGCCTCGATCAGGGCGAGATCGTCACCATCCCCTCCCTGCCCGACAAGACGGAGTGGGATGTGTACGAGGCGGCCCGCCGCACCATGGCCGGCCGTCTCTCGAATGCCAAGCCGGCCGCGCGCTACGGGGTCGGACGGCTCGTGACCACAGGAGATTGA
- a CDS encoding portal protein, with translation MSQTVKALLKLSDRLFAQKAAFDRLNQDIADLFFPERATFTRQHCIGEDLAAHLFDSYTVRARRDLGNAFSAMLRPRGQDWFSIRAVGVDHLSAHGRTWLEGSAGVMRRVFYDARTRFVRAMKETDHDYAAFGNGVLTCEPTHDRDSLIYRNWHLANVAWSEDEHGFPSPVVRKDRMTARQLARHPGNELPQRVRDCAEDADREDTEFDVLHVVMPSEQWQNYSDRKLRQPWASAYVLKEPEGLLRVEGVRSKRYVIPRWQTLSGSPYALSPATIVALPDARMIQKLAMILMEAGEKRIDPPTIATKGAVLSDVNIFAGGTTWVDKVYDERLGPALRTLDLGGDPGFGEAMLANVRSAIADAFYLNKLTLPQTGKTAYETARLVEEYIRAAIPLFEPLETEYTQPVLDASFAELMALGAFGPPDDVPEELRGADVEFQFSNPLQEAIEAQKATKMQGLGALLGVAAQMEQAQQLQSGRQINVIEMFRDAGMATTPASWWNDPDDAADDVATQPDMADQLSQVVAAAGGVKQVADAASSTARAAEALQGAFGAEGPTDQAGSPEPAYTSSKARLDGNASLL, from the coding sequence TTGTCCCAGACCGTCAAGGCGCTGCTGAAGCTGTCCGACCGGCTGTTCGCGCAGAAAGCCGCGTTCGACCGCCTCAACCAGGACATCGCCGACCTGTTCTTTCCCGAGCGCGCCACCTTCACCCGCCAGCACTGCATCGGCGAGGACCTGGCGGCGCATCTGTTCGACAGCTACACGGTGCGGGCTCGGCGCGACCTCGGCAATGCCTTCTCGGCCATGCTGCGGCCGCGCGGCCAGGACTGGTTCTCCATCCGGGCGGTCGGGGTCGACCACCTCTCGGCCCATGGCCGGACCTGGCTCGAGGGCAGTGCCGGCGTGATGCGCCGCGTCTTCTACGACGCCCGCACCCGCTTCGTGCGCGCCATGAAGGAAACCGATCACGACTACGCGGCCTTCGGCAACGGCGTGCTCACCTGCGAGCCGACGCACGACCGGGACTCGCTGATCTACCGCAACTGGCATCTGGCCAACGTGGCCTGGAGCGAGGACGAGCACGGCTTCCCCTCACCGGTCGTGCGCAAGGACCGGATGACAGCCCGCCAGCTCGCCCGGCATCCCGGCAACGAGCTGCCGCAGCGGGTGCGCGACTGCGCCGAGGACGCCGACCGGGAGGACACCGAATTCGACGTGCTCCACGTCGTCATGCCGAGCGAGCAATGGCAGAACTATTCCGACCGCAAGCTGCGCCAGCCCTGGGCCTCGGCCTATGTGCTGAAGGAGCCGGAGGGACTGCTGCGGGTCGAGGGCGTGCGCTCGAAGCGCTACGTCATCCCGCGCTGGCAGACGCTGTCGGGTTCGCCCTATGCCCTGAGCCCGGCGACGATCGTGGCGCTGCCCGACGCACGCATGATCCAGAAGCTGGCGATGATCCTGATGGAGGCTGGCGAGAAGCGTATCGATCCGCCGACCATCGCCACCAAGGGCGCCGTGCTCTCCGACGTCAACATCTTCGCCGGCGGCACCACCTGGGTCGACAAGGTCTATGACGAGCGGCTCGGCCCGGCACTGCGCACGCTCGACCTCGGCGGCGATCCCGGCTTCGGCGAGGCGATGCTCGCCAATGTGCGCAGCGCCATCGCCGATGCCTTCTACCTCAACAAGCTCACCCTGCCGCAGACCGGCAAGACGGCCTACGAGACGGCCCGGCTGGTGGAGGAATATATCCGCGCCGCCATCCCGCTGTTCGAGCCGCTGGAGACCGAATACACCCAGCCGGTGCTCGACGCCTCCTTCGCCGAGCTGATGGCGCTCGGCGCCTTCGGTCCGCCGGACGACGTCCCGGAGGAGCTGCGCGGCGCCGACGTCGAGTTCCAGTTCTCCAACCCGCTGCAGGAGGCGATCGAGGCACAGAAGGCGACGAAGATGCAAGGACTCGGCGCGCTGCTCGGCGTGGCGGCGCAGATGGAGCAGGCCCAGCAGCTCCAGTCCGGCCGGCAGATCAACGTGATCGAGATGTTCCGCGACGCCGGCATGGCGACGACGCCGGCGAGCTGGTGGAACGACCCCGACGACGCCGCCGACGACGTCGCGACACAGCCCGACATGGCCGACCAGCTCTCGCAGGTGGTCGCGGCCGCCGGCGGCGTCAAGCAGGTGGCGGATGCCGCCAGCTCCACCGCCAGGGCCGCGGAGGCGCTGCAGGGTGCCTTCGGGGCGGAGGGCCCGACCGACCAAGCAGGTTCTCCCGAACCTGCTTACACCTCGAGCAAAGCGCGTTTGGACGGAAACGCTTCTTTGCTCTAA
- a CDS encoding AraC family transcriptional regulator, whose product MDQSISDLRDAIARHCRGARCATAVPRLTLLRSDAPTLPMATIHQPVLCIIAQGRKRLMLGESLYEYDAAKYLIVSVDLPVTGGVCEASAEEPYLALSLALDPAALAAMLIDMAEEHGEPELTPGIAVTAVTADLLDPAVRLVRLLDRPRDIAMLAPLIEREMLYRLLTGEQGALLRQIALADSRLSRVSRAIAWIRGNYAQPFHMEVVADIAGMSLSSLHRHFKAVTTMSPLQYQKQVRLQEARRLLLAQRADAAHIGFSVGYDSPSQFSREYARLFGSPPARDAARLRGLSNAAGLPFSQVV is encoded by the coding sequence ATGGACCAATCGATCAGCGACCTGCGCGATGCGATCGCGCGCCATTGCCGGGGCGCGCGTTGCGCCACGGCGGTCCCGCGGCTGACGCTGCTGCGCTCCGACGCGCCGACGCTGCCGATGGCCACGATCCACCAGCCGGTGCTGTGCATCATCGCCCAGGGCCGCAAGCGCCTGATGCTGGGCGAGAGCCTGTACGAATATGACGCCGCCAAATATCTGATCGTCTCTGTGGACCTGCCGGTGACCGGCGGCGTCTGCGAGGCGAGCGCCGAGGAGCCCTATCTCGCACTGAGCCTCGCTCTCGACCCGGCCGCCCTGGCGGCGATGCTGATCGACATGGCGGAGGAGCACGGCGAGCCCGAGCTCACCCCCGGCATCGCGGTGACGGCGGTGACGGCCGACCTGCTCGACCCGGCGGTGCGCCTCGTGCGCCTGCTCGACCGGCCGCGAGACATCGCGATGCTGGCGCCGCTCATCGAGCGGGAGATGCTCTACCGCCTGCTGACGGGCGAGCAGGGCGCGCTGCTGCGCCAGATCGCCCTCGCCGACAGCCGCCTGTCGCGGGTGAGCCGGGCGATCGCCTGGATCCGCGGCAACTACGCCCAGCCCTTTCACATGGAGGTGGTGGCCGACATCGCCGGCATGAGCCTCTCCTCGCTGCACCGCCATTTCAAGGCGGTGACGACCATGAGCCCGCTGCAATACCAGAAGCAGGTGCGGCTGCAGGAGGCGCGGCGCCTGCTGCTCGCCCAGCGCGCCGACGCCGCCCATATCGGCTTCAGCGTCGGCTATGACAGCCCCTCGCAGTTCAGCCGCGAATATGCCCGCCTGTTCGGCTCGCCGCCGGCCCGCGACGCGGCGCGGCTGCGAGGATTGTCGAACGCGGCGGGGCTGCCGTTCTCGCAGGTCGTGTAG
- a CDS encoding GlxA family transcriptional regulator yields the protein MRRIGFVAFPGYQVMSFAVITVFEYANLAAGEPVYDVRLLSETGESVRTSIGIRVDTAPLDDSEYDTLIVGGGAEIEPSTPGLLTFLRRAPERCRRVAATCTGAFILAEAGLLDGRRATTHWAHARALQARFPKVKVDEDRIFIADGPVWTSAGMTAGIDLALAMVEQDLGIETARAVARKLVVYHRRAGGQSQFSALLELEPKSDRIQTALAYARRHLDTPLTVNALAEAAHLSPRQFSRAFHAETGQSPAKAVEHLRVEAARLMMEEGRHPIDDVARQTGFADPDRMRRAFLRAFGQPPQVIRRNARAEARV from the coding sequence ATGCGGCGCATCGGGTTCGTCGCGTTCCCGGGCTATCAGGTGATGAGCTTTGCCGTCATCACGGTCTTCGAATATGCCAACTTGGCTGCCGGCGAGCCGGTCTACGACGTCCGTCTCCTGTCCGAGACGGGCGAGTCGGTGCGGACGTCGATCGGCATCCGCGTGGACACCGCGCCGCTCGACGACTCGGAATACGACACGCTGATCGTCGGCGGCGGCGCCGAGATCGAGCCCTCGACGCCGGGGCTCCTCACCTTTCTGCGCCGTGCGCCGGAGCGCTGCCGGCGGGTGGCGGCCACATGTACCGGGGCTTTCATTCTCGCCGAGGCTGGTCTCCTGGATGGCCGCCGCGCCACGACCCATTGGGCACATGCGCGCGCGCTGCAGGCGCGCTTCCCGAAGGTGAAGGTGGACGAGGATCGCATCTTCATCGCCGATGGTCCGGTGTGGACCTCGGCCGGGATGACCGCCGGCATCGACCTGGCGCTGGCCATGGTCGAGCAGGACCTTGGCATCGAGACCGCCCGGGCGGTGGCGCGCAAGCTGGTGGTCTATCACCGCCGCGCCGGCGGCCAGTCGCAGTTCTCGGCGTTGCTGGAGCTTGAGCCGAAATCGGACCGGATCCAGACGGCCCTGGCCTATGCCAGGCGCCATCTCGACACGCCGCTGACGGTCAATGCGCTCGCCGAGGCAGCGCATCTCAGCCCGCGCCAGTTCAGTCGGGCCTTCCATGCCGAGACCGGCCAGTCTCCCGCCAAGGCGGTGGAGCATCTGCGTGTCGAGGCGGCCCGGCTGATGATGGAGGAGGGCCGCCATCCCATCGACGACGTCGCCCGCCAGACCGGCTTCGCCGACCCCGACCGCATGCGCCGCGCCTTCCTGCGCGCCTTCGGCCAGCCACCCCAGGTGATCCGCCGCAACGCCCGCGCCGAGGCCAGGGTGTGA
- a CDS encoding demethoxyubiquinone hydroxylase family protein — protein sequence MAQRESPSRGTQVSRRDAKTIARIVRVNHAGEFGAIRIYSAQILVSGWFWPDCLPLLAEMLADERRHCAQFRDAMPARNSRPCRVMRFWSLGGWLLGFFTALLGRQGIWACTAAVEATVHRHLDDQLHFLGDRDAALHAVILSIREEELAHLHHAEARLHAPGMVLRSLRRIISAVTDGLIWLSTWGDSSRMADALLADRGIR from the coding sequence ATGGCGCAACGCGAAAGCCCTTCCCGAGGCACTCAGGTCTCACGGCGCGATGCGAAGACCATCGCCCGGATCGTCCGGGTCAATCATGCCGGGGAATTCGGCGCGATCCGGATCTATTCCGCGCAGATTCTGGTGTCTGGCTGGTTCTGGCCCGATTGCCTTCCTTTGCTCGCGGAGATGCTGGCGGACGAGCGGAGACACTGCGCCCAGTTTCGGGACGCGATGCCGGCCCGCAACTCGCGGCCGTGCCGTGTGATGCGGTTCTGGAGTCTTGGCGGCTGGCTGCTCGGGTTCTTCACGGCCCTGCTCGGCCGCCAGGGCATATGGGCGTGCACCGCGGCGGTGGAAGCCACGGTGCATCGCCATCTCGACGACCAGCTCCACTTCCTTGGGGATCGCGACGCCGCTCTGCACGCGGTTATCCTGTCGATCCGCGAAGAGGAGCTTGCGCATCTCCATCATGCCGAAGCCAGGCTTCACGCTCCCGGCATGGTCCTCCGGTCCCTGCGCCGTATCATCTCGGCGGTGACGGACGGCCTGATCTGGCTGTCCACCTGGGGCGATTCATCGAGGATGGCGGATGCGCTTTTGGCCGATCGCGGCATTCGCTGA
- a CDS encoding MBL fold metallo-hydrolase: protein MPTRRDALLTLSGFAACTLLPGFAMPDALAATAALRGDTIPTAAGDVVIHPVNHASLFLGFKDQVIAIDPVGGGARYAGLPKPTAILLTHAHPDHFDLPTLEALGVAELGLTGPKVVLDGLPDGLRAKARLAANGDSGEIAGVAFTAVPAYNTTPDRLKYHPKGVGNGYVISFGDKKIYIAGDTEDIPEMRALTGIEVAFLPMNLPYTMTEEQAASAVEAFRPRIVYPYHYKGSDPKKFAALVGDAAQVRLLDWYAS from the coding sequence ATGCCGACACGCCGCGACGCCCTCCTGACCCTGTCCGGATTCGCCGCCTGCACCCTGCTTCCGGGATTTGCGATGCCCGATGCCCTGGCCGCGACCGCCGCGCTCCGGGGGGACACGATCCCCACCGCGGCTGGCGACGTCGTCATCCACCCCGTCAACCATGCCAGCCTGTTCCTCGGCTTCAAGGACCAGGTGATCGCGATCGATCCCGTCGGCGGCGGCGCGCGCTATGCCGGGCTGCCGAAGCCGACGGCGATCCTGCTCACCCACGCCCATCCCGATCATTTCGACCTGCCGACGCTGGAGGCCCTCGGCGTGGCCGAGCTCGGCCTCACCGGCCCCAAGGTGGTGCTCGACGGGCTGCCGGACGGGCTGAGGGCCAAGGCGCGGCTCGCGGCCAACGGCGACAGCGGCGAGATCGCCGGCGTGGCGTTCACGGCCGTCCCGGCCTACAACACCACGCCGGATCGCCTGAAATATCACCCCAAGGGCGTCGGCAACGGCTATGTCATCAGCTTCGGCGACAAGAAGATCTATATCGCCGGCGACACCGAGGACATTCCGGAGATGCGGGCGCTCACGGGCATCGAGGTCGCCTTCCTGCCGATGAACCTGCCCTACACCATGACCGAGGAGCAGGCCGCGAGCGCGGTCGAGGCGTTCCGGCCGCGCATCGTCTACCCCTATCACTACAAGGGCAGCGATCCGAAGAAGTTCGCGGCGCTGGTCGGCGACGCCGCGCAGGTCCGCCTGCTCGACTGGTACGCCTCCTGA
- a CDS encoding flagellar basal body rod protein FlgC has product MISALSIATSGMLAADDRLQASASNVANMLDAGPLDDGTGASGTYRPLRVEQSEAPGGGVAVRVQARESSLAADAPDDPATNAEGLVAFPDVDLVRESVDQAGARLEFAANLAVVQAGSQLATKLLDAVA; this is encoded by the coding sequence GTGATATCAGCGCTTTCGATCGCCACCTCCGGCATGCTCGCGGCCGACGACCGGCTGCAGGCCTCGGCGAGCAATGTCGCCAACATGCTCGATGCGGGACCCCTGGATGACGGAACGGGGGCGTCGGGCACCTATCGGCCGCTGCGGGTCGAGCAGAGCGAAGCGCCGGGCGGCGGCGTCGCGGTCCGAGTCCAGGCCCGCGAAAGCTCTCTTGCAGCCGATGCGCCGGACGATCCGGCGACGAATGCCGAGGGGCTGGTGGCTTTCCCTGATGTCGACCTCGTTCGGGAGAGCGTCGACCAGGCCGGCGCACGCCTCGAATTCGCCGCCAATCTCGCCGTCGTCCAGGCCGGGTCGCAACTGGCGACCAAGCTGCTGGATGCCGTCGCCTAA